A section of the Perognathus longimembris pacificus isolate PPM17 chromosome 7, ASM2315922v1, whole genome shotgun sequence genome encodes:
- the LOC125355072 gene encoding cytochrome c oxidase subunit 7C, mitochondrial-like, with protein sequence MLGQSVRRFTTSVIHRAHYEEGQGRLPFSVVNKWWLLVTMTVYFGSEFAAPFLIVRHQLLKK encoded by the coding sequence ATGTTGGGCCAAAGTGTCCGGAGGTTTACAACCTCTGTGATCCATCGGGCCCACTATGAGGAAGGTCAGGGAAGACTGCCATTTTCAGTGGTAAACAAGTGGTGGTTACTGGTCACGATGACTGTGTATTTTGGATCCGAGTTTGCTGCACCTTTTTTAATAGTGAGGCACCAGCTGCTTAAGAAATGA